From a single Raphanus sativus cultivar WK10039 chromosome 3, ASM80110v3, whole genome shotgun sequence genomic region:
- the LOC130494515 gene encoding poly [ADP-ribose] polymerase 2-like isoform X1 — translation MANKLKVDELRSKLAERGLSTTGLKSVLVERLEEAIAEDAKKEESKRKRKRTVDSSSDGGGDDDSNKLIAIGELRAMNVKEMREEASRRGVAATGTKKELLERLCNGPSAQVKSGTDGAEDDDDDGFEEEKKEEKIVTATKKGAAVLDQWIPDNIKSHYHVLQRGDDVYDAMLNQTNVRDNNNKFFVLQVLESDNQTQKTYMVYFRWGRVGVKGQSKLDGPFHSWDRAIEIFSNKFLDKTKNFWSDRKEFIPHPKLYTWIEMDYGKDDNDSAIVKDVPKSSSEVKPEESKLDPQIAKFISLICNVSMMAQHMMEIGYNANKLPLGKLSKSTITKGYEVLKRISEVMGRFDRARLEELSGEFYTVIPHDFGFKKMSQFVIDTPQKLKQKIEMVEALGEIELATKLLSVDPGLMDDPLYYHYQQLNCGLTPVGADSEEFSMVANYMENTHAKTHSGYTVEIAQLFRASRAGEADRFQQFSSAKNRMLLWHGSRLTNWAGILSQGLRIAPPEAPVTGYMFGKGVYFADMFSKSANYCYANTGANDGVLLLCEVALGDMNELLNSDYNADKLPPGKLSTKGVGRTAPNPSEAKTLEDGVVVPLGKPVDHSSSKGTLLYNEYIVYNTEQIKMRYVIQVKFNYKY, via the exons ATGGCGAACAAGCTCAAAGTCGACGAACTCCGATCAAAGCTCGCCGAGCGAGGACTCAGCACCACCGGACTCAAATCCGTTCTG GTGGAGAGGCTCGAGGAGGCTATCGCGGAAGACGCGAAGAAGGAGGAatcgaagaggaagaggaaacgAACCGTAGATTCTTCTTCGGacggtggtggtgatgatgattcGAACAAACTGATTGCGATTGGCGAGCTTCGCGCGATGAATGTGAAGGAGATGCGAGAGGAAGCTAGTAGGAGAGGCGTAGCTGCGACTGGTACCAAGAAGGAACTTCTCGAGAGGCTCTGTAACGGTCCAAGTGCCCAAGTCAAGTCAG GGACAGATGGTGCTgaagatgacgatgatgatggatttgaggaagaaaagaaagaagagaagatcgTAACTGCGACAAAGAAGGGAGCAGCGGTGTTGGATCAGTGGATTCCTGATAACATTAAGAGCCACTACCATGTTCTACAAAGG GGTGATGATGTTTATGATGCTATGTTGAATCAGACAAATGTCAGGGATAATAATAACAAGTTCTTTGTCCTGCAAGTGCTAG AGTCTGATAACCAGACCCAGAAGACATATATGGTCTACTTCAGATGGGGAAGAGTTGGTGTGAAAGGACAGAGTAAATTAGACGGGCCTTTTCACTCATGGGATCGTGCAATAGAAATATTTAGCAATAAGTTCCTTGATAAGACAAAGAACTTTTGGTCTGACAGAAAGGAGTTTATACCTCATCCTAAGCTTTATACATGGATTGAAATGGACTATGGCAAAGACGATAATGATTCAGCTATT GTCAAGGATGTTCCCAAATCATCTTCTGAAGTTAAACCTGAGGAATCAAAACTAGATCCTCAGATTGCCAAGTTCATCTCTCTTATATGCAACGTAAGCATGATGGCACAGCACATGATGGAAATAG GATACAACGCTAACAAATTGCCACTTGGCAAGCTAAGCAAGTCCACAATAACAAag GGTTATGAAGTGTTGAAGAGAATCTCGGAGGTGATGGGACGGTTTGATAGAGCGAGGCTTGAGGAACTGAGTGG AGAGTTCTATACTGTGATACCCCATGATTTTGGTTTCAAGAAAATGA GTCAGTTTGTTATAGACACTCCTCAAAAGTTGAAACAGAAAATAGAAATG GTTGAAGCATTAGGTGAAATCGAACTGGCCACAAAGTTGTTGTCCGTCGACCCGGGATTGATG GATGATCCTTTGTATTATCACTACCAGCAACTTAATTGTGGATTGACACCAGTAGGAGCCGATTCAGAAGAGTTCTCTATG GTTGCCAATTACATGGAGAACACGCATGCAAAAACGCATTCGGGATACACAGTTGAGATTGCTCAGCTATTTAGAGCTTCTAGAGCTGGTGAAGCTGATCGATTCCAACAG TTCTCAAGTGCGAAGAATAGGATGCTACTCTGGCATGGGTCACGTCTCACTAACTGGGCTGGTATTTTATCTCAAG GTCTTCGGATAGCTCCTCCTGAAGCGCCTGTAACTGGTTACATGTTCGGAAAAGGGGTTTACTTTGCCGACATGTTCTCCAAGAGTGCAAACTATTGCTACGCTAACACTGGTGCTAATGACGGCGTCCTGCTCCTCTGCGAG GTTGCTTTGGGAGACATGAACGAGCTTCTAAATTCGGATTATAACGCGGATAAATTGCCTCCGGGGAAGCTAAG CACAAAAGGTGTGGGAAGAACAGCACCAAACCCATCAGAGGCTAAGACACTAGAAGATGGTGTTGTTGTTCCACTTGGCAAACCAGTGGATCATTCAAGCTCCAAG GGGACATTGTTGTACAACGAATATATTGTGTACAATACAGAACAGATCAAGATGCGATATGTGATCCAAGTCAAATTCAACTACAAGTACTAA